The Phaenicophaeus curvirostris isolate KB17595 chromosome 23, BPBGC_Pcur_1.0, whole genome shotgun sequence genome includes the window cctcttgttctccagccccttccccagcttcgttgctcttctctggactcgctccagagcctcaacatccttcttgtggtgaggggcccagaactgaacacaggattcgaggagcggtctcaccagtgccgagtccagagggagaagaacctccctggacctgctggccacgccgtttctgatccaagccaagatgccgttggccttcttggctttGCCCCTGTTTCCAGCCACAGCATCACCAGCTGGGGGGCACCAGGGTGGCATTGTCCCTGCACGAGGCTTGGCCATGGAGGGCGTGGCGGGAGACAACAGTTACACATTGGcactttccctttcttcccaccTGCTCCCTGGGTGTGAATCCTGCAGATCGCATTCacacaaatgcaaataaaatggtAAATggaagttttttcctttttcagccaacagaaggagaaggaaatgagCCAACATGTCTGAGGGCAGCAAGGGGAGTTCGCTGGCCTTTGGCCAGGTGGTAATTGGCCCTCCGGGCTCTGGGAAGACGACCTACTGCCATGGCATGCAGGAATTCCTGGGCAGGATCGGGCGCAAGGTGTCAGTGGTGAACCTGGACCCCGCCAACGAGGCGATGCCCTACCAGTGCGCTGTGGACATCGCCGAGCTCATCACCCTGCCCGACGTGATGGAGAACCTGAAGCTGGGGCCCAACGGGGGGTTGATCTACTGCATGGAATACCTGGAGGCCAACTTCGATTggctgcaggagaagctggCAGCGTGCAGGGGTCACTACTACTTGTTTGACTGCCCAGGGCAGGTAGAGCTCTACACCCACCACGAGGCTCTGAAGAACGTCTTCGCGCAGTTGGCCAAGTGGAATTGCAGGGTAGGTTTGGGGCTTTGTGGGGAGCTGGGATCGGTGCCTGGCACCCCACGTGTTTTTGCAAGGGGCTGGGAAGCCACGTGGTCAGAGCTTTTGATTGTGGGTACTACGTTTTTCACCAGCCAGCTTGGCCTTTGATGTGAAATGGCGTtgtcagggaaggagggagagagagctTTGCAGAGGGGCAGCTTGTTCAGGGCATTTAATGTAGTGCGATCATCTTCAGAATGATTTGGGtgagaagggacctcaaagccatccagttccaccccctgccatgggcagggacacttcccactggatcaggggctccaagccccatccagcctggccttgaacccctccaggaatggggtgAACAGAAACATGGATTCCCCTTCCTCATGCACTTTTGCTGTGCTCCAGACTCCTCTCCGCAGTGTGTTTTATCCAAGTGGGTGCTGTATTTTGGAGCAGGGAGACCAATGTGTGAGGGATTCTTTACGCTGTGCTGTGAGAAATCcaagcatcatagaatcatagtatcaccaggttggaaaagacccactggatcattgagtccaaccattcccatcaatcactaacccatgtccctcagcacctcgtccacccgtcccttaaaccctccAGAGAacgtgactcaaccccctccctgggcagcctctgccactgcccaatgaccctttctgtgaaatgttttttctttatgtccagcctgaccctcccctggtggagcttgaggccattccctctcgtcctgtcccctgtcccttgggagaagagcccagctccctcctctccacaacctcctttcagggagttgcagagagcaatgaggtctcccctcagcctcctcttctccaggctaaacacccccagctctctcagccgttcctcttgttctccagccccctcaccagcttcgttgctcttctctggactcgctccagagcctcaacatccttcttgatcCTTCATCTCAGGCTCTCCTCCCGAACCAAATCGCTCTGCCTGTTGTCGTACGTGCTCTGTGCTTCCTTGCACAATGGAAGATGCAAATGAGGAAGTGCAGGTGAGAAGAGCCCCATAACCGAGCTAACTTGCTTACGCTGCGTTTGGTTTTGCgtttggtttgtgtttgggCCAAACCATGAATGCACAAACCCTGTGTGGTGCGAGCAAGAAGGGCAAGTTCATTTCTTTGAGAATGTCACTGAGAATCTGCacattaaagattatttttattcaaatagaCGTACATGGAGTTGTAGTTACTAAAAATAGAGAGTTACACCGCTGTTGGGATGCTCACTTGAGTGCTTATGCCTGCCTGTGAGGTTTCTTCTGGCTCTTTTGTGCTGCAGAAGCGTAGCTGTGACTCAGCCACGCTCGGCTTCAGAGCCCTGACATCGGCTCACGTTGTGTAAGAGGCAGGAGCTTAACAGAGATCTTGGACCACATTGTTAGAGCagcacaaaacacagcaaatcaAACCActcattaatttaattattaattattatttcaaacCGCAGGACAATTTGGTTCTGCCAGCAGAGCGTGGCGTGTTACGGTTACTTCTCCCAAGTTCTTGAGCGTTCCTGTAGGGAAGGTGGAAATCTGGAGGCAGTGGTGTCATTCAGGAGGAGAGTTAACCCGAGCTTCCAGCCCCAAAAACCCTGCAGGGTTCAGACAAGCGTGGAAACTTcatctgcagagaaagaagctCTGAGAAAAAGGAGGGTGGTTGCAGGTACAAGTGTCTTTCAGTGCTGCTGGTGGAGCTCAGCACCCCACAGCCCTTTCTGTGCACCAGAACCCTGGGACCTGAGTCCCCCTGGAGGTCTGTGGGTGggaatttatatatatatatatttaaaatatgcttaTATATATGAAGATGTTTTATgtgaaggagctggaaggtAGGTGGTAACTTTCCCTTCCTGGGAGTCTGTAGCTAGGTCTGAATAGATTGTCCTGTAGCCACTGTCCCAAGAGCAAGCGCGTGGGCTCATCGTGATCCTGACCCTGTGTCCTTGCTTCCCAGCTGGCTGCGGTGCATCTGGTGGATTCTCACTATTGCACAGACCCTGGCAAGTTCATCTCTGTTCTCTGCACTTCGCTCGCGACCATGCTGCACGTGGAACTGCCCCATGTCAACGTCCTCTCCAAGATGGACCTTATTGAGCAGTACGGCAAGCTGGGTAAGAGCTCCTGCAAGAGAGACATGCAGAGTTGGGCTGGAGCAGGGGTAAATCTCTGCTCGAGTGTGGGGATGGTTGGGGAACTGGTGTAAATTTTACTGGGTTCTTCAGTTGCCTTTAGAGCTTCCTGCTGTTTCCTTGCAGCTTTCAACCTGGATTATTACACAGAGGTCCTGGACCTCTCCTACTTGGTTGACCATTTAGCTTCCGACCCCTTCTTCCGAAATTACCGCCGCCTCAACGAGAAATTGGTGGAGGTGATCGAGGATTACAGCCTGGTGTCCTTCGTGCCTCTCAACGTCCAGGTGATGGAGCAGAGAGAACAGGGAGTGTTGGATATGTTGGagtgtttagtgtttgataggaatggttggactcgatgatgcagtgggtctcttccaacctggttattctatgattctatatgttgTCAGCACATTTGGTAGCAGCAAGGTTACGTCTGCTCGGAGCCATGGGGGATGCAAAACTCAGCTGTGGAGAGGCTTGAGATGGAGGAGGACAAACACAGCCAGACTTGTGAATGATCTgtggcagacaaagggaaagaaaaggccTATGAGCTTGAGGCTAAGCGGGCCTCGTGTCCTGGGGTGTGGAATAAAGACTCCCCTTCATTCAGCCCATCTGTGCCTGCATTTCAAATCTGGACAAAGTATTATCCAGgattctggggagaccttagagcagcttccagtgctgaaaggggctccaggaaaactggggaggggctctggatcagggagtgcagggaaaggatgagggggaacagtttccagctgaaagaggggagactgaggtgTGGTATCAGGAAGatgtttcctgtgagggtggggaagccctggcccaggttgcccagagcagtggtggctgccccatccctggaggggttcaaggccaggttggatggggcttggagcccctgatccagtgggaggtgtccctacccatggcaggggtggaactggatgagctttaaggtcccttccaacccaaaccattccatgattctgtgattacctAAAACGTTAAATTAGGGAGCACAGAATAATTAGAGGATTGGGATGAGAACCCTTGGGAAGAAGGGCTGAAAACGTTAATCTGGTGATTAGCAGAGGTGTCAACAGAGGCAAATGGGCTGAGACAAGAGGTGATgaaagggagcaggagggtGGAGGTGCCAACCCAGCACGGATTCTGGCTGACAGCAAGTGCTCATGGTTGCCTGACGGCCCCTTGGCTCCAGAAGGCCGGCAGCATCGTTGGGGCACTGGGTGCTGTGTGGGTGGCCCAAAGCCTCGGAGAAAATCCATAGTAAAGCCCAGTGTGAGCTCTCGCCTCTGGGCAAGGACCACATTCCTTGTCTTTCATCTCCCTCCCTTTCAGGATAAGGAGAGCATGCGGCAGGTGATGCAGGCGGTAGACAAAGCCAACGGCTATTCCTTTGGAGACCAGGAGCACAGGAGCCTGGAAGCTCTGATGTCAGCGGCAGTGGGAGCCGATTTCCACTTTGCTTCGTATCCTTCTCCATGGATCCTCTGTGGCGTGGGGTTTTaatttccccttccctggggaAGAGGGTGGAGGTGGAGCTGGGAGGCTGCAGGTTCGGGTTGTTGCTAACATCACCTGATGCTGTTTGGGGATCCGCAGGGAGCGAGTCAGTAGGCTCAGCCCAGATCTTAGCAGACAGTTGTCCACACCAAAGCCACCACATTTGTTGCTAATTGATACTGTGAATGTGGGAGGAATCTTTTAACAACTTTCCTTTCTCTCACACTCACTTGGACCAGTTCATTCCACCTCATCCAGACTATACAATTGATTACTCTGCGCTTGTCAGGTCTGGGAGCAACCAGAGCCAGAAATAATTCAGGTGATTCATGCTGCTGCCAGTACTGCCACCTTCCTACCAGCCTTTGGGCTAACGTGAGGCTGATTCCTCACTGAGAATGTTAAAAGCTTCTTGCAgaagggtttgttttccttaatgACTGTGTTGTCAGCACGCTTGCAGTGCAGGAGAAGTATGTGCGATCTCAGGACAAAGTGCTGGAAGAAGAAGTGATGGATCTgtaatgcttctgcagcttctctctGGTTTGACACCTTTACCTACCAGTAGCTTAAGGGATCTCCTTGTTGTGTGACTCAGACCAAGCGAAAGCCTTTCCAGGCACAGATCTAGCTGCTGGACTCCCTCTCTGTGAGAGTTTGGTCTCGTGCTTCAGCCCTGCTGCATGGAGCAGCATCTTTGCAGAAAGGCTGAGTGCAAGGCGAGCTGGCTCGTTCCTTAGGAACAAGGGAGGTTTAGCCAGATGAAGGCAAGAGGAGGGAAGCAAAATAAAGGAGACCGACCTTCACCAAGTCTCCTCCCCATCGTGATCAAGAGAGACGGAGATAAATCAGTTTGACCTGTCTCTTCTGCAGTGAGAGTGGAGACTGAAGCCCTTGGTGTACAGCAtaggaggagcaggcaggggcCTTATGCTCGGAGGAGAATCCAGGCTGAGGAGCCTCCGAGCTGTCTCAAGGAGGACAGAAAGgtggttgttgtttttaaataacGATGAACTCTTTCTTAATAAAACAACTCCTTCGTCTTGCTTTCATCTTGTGAGTTTGCTGAAcctgaataaataaaaccaagagTGCTACAAAGCCCGGGGCTAAAAAGCCGCTGGTGGGAACGtcacagcagccactgccttGTGTGGCTTGCAGAAAGGCTCAGCGTTTGCGCTGTCGTGTTCCTCTGTGATCTACCTGAGAGCAGACAAAGCATTTGCTGCAGGGAGCGAGGAAGAGCGACTGCGGGATGAGAAAGCAGGTCACTCCTCGTGTGCTCAGCCAGTGGCGTGCAAACTGCAAGCTCAGCTTCTGGAGGCTTTCGATTAAGAAAGACCCTGTGTGACTCAGCGTGAGGCTGGAGCACGGTGTCATGTGCACGCAGGGCTTTTCGCAGTAGCTGGTTTTTCTGCCTTAATccactttcctttttctggGCTCACTTTCTCGAGTGTCTTTTCCAGATCCCACGTTTCGGGGCTGCGTCTCCTCACGTCATTCCATCTCGCTGGCCCGATGGTGATGGCAGCGGCTCCCAGCCTCACGTGCCTCCCACTGACAGCGGCTTGGATCCATCAGCTCAGTGAATCAGGAAGGCCAGGGCGATGGAAACCGAGGTGTTCACAGCGAGCAACCCTCCCCGAGCCTCCCGGCAGCTCACAGAGCCGCACGTAGGATGGGAGCTGGGGAGACTCCCAGCTCGGGCTGCAGACTCAGCATCACGGCTTGCCCAAGACCTTGCATAAAATACAACAGCTCTTTCTCACGGGGCGGCTTGGCCCTCAGTAGGGTGATTGCAGACCGGCAATGCCGTGAATCTGAATGTGAGCAGGGTCTTGCTTAGCAGGGACTTTAAATTTCCCGGCGTTTCACTGCTTTGTGGCCAGGATTGGGAGACAATGAGGAGCTcagggggagaaggaggttGAAGACAAGTGCACGCACAAACACTTGTGTTTTTCAGTTCACAATGAAtttctaatatatatttttacacacacacatgtagaTAAATGAATGTgtgtttctccctccttttccttttgagggacatggtttagtgtttgataggaatggttggactcgatgatcccgtgggtcttttccatcctggtgattctgtgattctatgattctatgaaagactacactggtatttaaaatacagaagtcaaattcctggctgaaaggggctccaggaaagctgatttAGACtgaatataaggaagaattttttacaatgagggtggggaggccctggcccaggttgcccagagcaggggtggctgccccatccctggaagaattcaaggccaggttggatggggcttggagcccctgatccagtgggaggtctCCCTGTTCgtggcagggttggaactgactgggctttgaggtccttcccaacccaaaccgttccatgattctgtgattctcacgGCCTCGGCCCACTTGTCTTTGAGCCCTGCAGTTGCTGGAAAGGGATGGAAAACGTGatcataaaaatgaattttatgaTGGCTTATTCATGGCTTTGAGAAATTCGGTGACTTAAAAGGGTACCGTCAGGTCAAGGTGGAGTTACGCAAGAGCCATCAAAGCCGTTGTGGCTGTTTGgcgtttttattttaatacccAGGCAGTATCTGCCGCCTCACCCGTGCTGCGCTGGGGAAAATGGAAATCTAAAGTGACAGAAACATCTCTGCTCAGGGAACCCACGCTGTGTCCGAGCCAAGAAATGCGCTAGAAGAGCTACAGCCTGAAAATCAGAGCATTTGCACACCAAGGGGCTCTGTGTTTGGAAagggggtgctggtcaacagtggctgaacgtgagccagcagtggcccaggtggccaagaccaacagcatcttggcttggatcagccatggggtggccagcaggagctgggaagggatcATCTCCCtggacttggtgctggtgaagctgcacctcgaatcctgggttcggttttgggcccctcagtacaagaaggacattgaggagctggagcacgtccagagaagggaacagagctggggaaggggctggagaacaagagttatgaggagcagctgagggacctggggttgtttagcctggagaagaggtggatGAAGGGAAATCTCATCATTCTCTGCAGCTcatggaaaggaggttgtagcaaagagggtgctgagctcttctcccaagtaacaagtgatcggacgagaggaaatggactcaggttgcatcaggggaggtttaggttgagttttaggaaagatttcttcactgacggtgtggtgaagccctggcagaggctgcccagggtacTGGTGGAGTctctatccctggaggggttcaaaaaccgtGGCCagggcacttcaggacatgctTTACTGGGCACGatggggttggactggatgaatttagagggcttttccaaccttcatgaTTCCTTGGCTCTACAAATTGGGCCCCACAGGTCAGCAGGGATGATCCTGGCTGCTCCTGGTCAGGGCGAAGCAGAAGGTGGCTCCGCAGCAGGCAGGGATGTCTGGGGATCCCTGGTGTGGAACCAAGCTGGCTCCTGCACCCGCATGTCCCCGTGTTGGGAGGGAACAGCCTCACCAAGGCTCCCAGGGCTAAGGGAGGTGACACTTTGGCTCCTGTCGCTCCCGTTGAGCAATCAACTGGGGCGAAGGGCCAGGATTAGTCACCCCAGTTGAGGCACATCCCAGGCTTTCTGCTGAGCTGGTCCTACCTGCCCCGGCCCTTCTAAGCCTGGCACCGGGAGAGGCTGATCCCACTCCAACCTCATGTGGGACACCCTAGGCCAGATGTTTTTCGGgatggaggggtttggggcttggttgcagctgctgagctggggtTTGTGGTGTCCTCTCCATGACTTCCAGCCCCAACCTCTTCCTTGCAGCCAGACCCACTGCACCAGAGCCCTGGTTGCACATCCCACCCAGCAAAGTGTCACCGCAGCTGCTTGCTGGGGGGGGAGCAGCAGTGCCACAGAGCTGGGTCACCCCCAGGCACCCCCTGCACACCCCAAAACACAGCGCCTGGATCAGGCTGAGCCAATTGTGTGGGTGCTGGGATGAAACGCCGAGTGTTTTCGGCAGCCCCAGCCACTGCAATATGGGTCAGAGCTTTGGAGCCTCACCAGGGCTGGGGGATGGATGAGCTGGGGGGGCTAAAATCCAAGCTGGACAGAGCCAGCGTGACCCCTAGGAATAGGTTAGGGGGTGCCAGCTCCATCACAGGGCTCCTCCTCGAAGGCTGCGAGTTTCCCCATCTGTGGGATTATCAAAACCTCTTAAAGTCTCAACAGCCCCCATCTCAGGTGCCCACGTGGTGACAGCAAGTCCGACCATGTCCCTTGGGTGCTGGCTACTCGTCATGGTCAAGGAggatggttttggggtgggggatgCTCCCTGGCCCTGGGACACCCAGGTCCCTTTGTTCTGCTGGTGTAAAAGACGCTAAAACACCGATATTTGAGAGCTTCGCCGTGTGCCCCTTCCTGCACGGGGTCAGGGATGCCGAGAGCATCCTCCTGCGGGTCCCAGCCAGGGGATTGGGTCCTTATGTCTCCTTGGTCCTCTCTGAGGTCCACCACCCTGCATGAAACGGGGTCCAGGAGGACCTCGGGGATCACCCCACACTCCCCAGCAGCACAACCCTCTCCTGGGAGGGTTCACGGGGGGGACTGGGACCTTCCTCCTAGCCCTGAAAAGCTGCTGGACCAGCTGGGAGGCTGAGGAGCATCGTCCAACCTACACTGCAATTTTGGGCGCTGTTGAAATCGGTTAACTCCAGGGAAGCCACCGGCATCCCCATCACCCTCCCACCACCCTTGGGCTCCAAGAAATggcagcacccccaggtctcaCCTCCCCCTCCCTCAGCTGAACCAGTCCAGGCTGCTCATGTCCCCAGAGCCGGGTCAAGGGCCAGCGAGAGCCCTTGGCTCGTTTTTCACGTCAACCGGCCCCACGTTGGCTAATTACAGGTCTGGGGCTCGGTTCCCAGGCTGGGAGCGCTTGGGGCCAGGCGGAGGCCAAGCGTCGGGGCCCCTCGCTGGCCTCCCCCCGGGAACCGGCTGGGCTCCCCAAGACTGCCGGGGGCTCCCCCAGCTCAGCCGGGACCTGCCGAGCAAACTGCAACCTGCCAGAGCTGCTGACCCGGTCCTCGGCGAGGCCAAGGCAGCCGCCGCCTTTGCTTCTACAAGATGCTGGGTTGGCGATGGGGAAAGGATTGAAGGGGTgggcgaggggctggggggagctcgCAGGGGTTAATCCCCTCATCTGGGCTCTGCTCCAGGTGACGTGTCCCATCCTGGGCGAACAGGTTCTGGTTTGCACAGCCCAACCTCCCACAGCAGCCGGCGCTTTCCCACGGCAGAGCCCTCCTCGCAAGCCTCGTTCCAGCCATCCCAGGCCCTCCACAGGGAGCAGTGACCCCCTTGGGCTTTGCAAGCCAGGGATGtcttgtgcctcagtttccccaaagCCCAGAAGAAGCTCCTGGCACTGCGGGTTGGCTGTGTTGGGGCTCGGGGCTGGCGTGTTCCCACTgcggtcatagaatcatagaatcatagactcatagaaccaccgggttggaagagacccaccagatcatcgagtccaaccattcccatcaatcactaacccatgtccctcagcacctcgtccacccatcccttaaacccctccagggaaggggactcaaccccctccctgggcagcctcggacactgcccaatgatcctttttccatgaaatttttttttcctaatatt containing:
- the GPN2 gene encoding GPN-loop GTPase 2 isoform X2 translates to MSEGSKGSSLAFGQVVIGPPGSGKTTYCHGMQEFLGRIGRKVSVVNLDPANEAMPYQCAVDIAELITLPDVMENLKLGPNGGLIYCMEYLEANFDWLQEKLAACRGHYYLFDCPGQVELYTHHEALKNVFAQLAKWNCRLAAVHLVDSHYCTDPGKFISVLCTSLATMLHVELPHVNVLSKMDLIEQYGKLAFNLDYYTEVLDLSYLVDHLASDPFFRNYRRLNEKLVEVIEDYSLVSFVPLNVQVMEQREQGVLDMLESHLVAARLRLLGAMGDAKLSCGEA
- the GPN2 gene encoding GPN-loop GTPase 2 isoform X1, which translates into the protein MSEGSKGSSLAFGQVVIGPPGSGKTTYCHGMQEFLGRIGRKVSVVNLDPANEAMPYQCAVDIAELITLPDVMENLKLGPNGGLIYCMEYLEANFDWLQEKLAACRGHYYLFDCPGQVELYTHHEALKNVFAQLAKWNCRLAAVHLVDSHYCTDPGKFISVLCTSLATMLHVELPHVNVLSKMDLIEQYGKLAFNLDYYTEVLDLSYLVDHLASDPFFRNYRRLNEKLVEVIEDYSLVSFVPLNVQDKESMRQVMQAVDKANGYSFGDQEHRSLEALMSAAVGADFHFASTLAVQEKYVRSQDKVLEEEVMDL